One part of the Paenibacillus sp. genome encodes these proteins:
- a CDS encoding post-transcriptional regulator, giving the protein MTDWERDDAAEAEAEAAPLDEQDLNAVIEEICNSKADEFRMLGYDSVTGRDVWDCVSSKYKELPPLHRLVNDIMSLRVTGLMNWMTLSAWKQPDIGPKP; this is encoded by the coding sequence ATGACCGATTGGGAACGGGACGACGCGGCCGAGGCCGAAGCCGAGGCGGCGCCTCTGGACGAGCAGGACTTGAATGCCGTGATCGAGGAAATTTGCAACAGCAAAGCCGACGAGTTTCGAATGCTCGGATATGACAGCGTCACGGGGAGAGACGTATGGGATTGCGTCAGCTCGAAATACAAGGAACTTCCCCCGCTGCATCGGCTCGTGAACGACATCATGTCGCTGCGGGTGACGGGGCTTATGAACTGGATGACGCTGAGCGCGTGGAAGCAACCGGATATCGGTCCGAAGCCGTGA
- a CDS encoding DUF421 domain-containing protein: MEAVTIFSRTVLIYFIIYLVLRVMGKREIGKLSVFDLVISIMITEMAVIVVENPSRPIWEGILPMFVLGILQILIAYITLKSRVLRKWFEGSPSFVIQNGKLDRDEMRRQRYSLDDLMLQLREKNITNVADVEFAVLEPTGQLTLVKKDEFRLKPETSASPPAKDTANFRYEGLPVPLIMDGKVQNDGLEKIGQTRFWLKRELEARGVKDVKDVFLCTIDHRGRLYIDKK, translated from the coding sequence ATGGAGGCGGTAACGATCTTTTCTAGGACGGTGCTGATTTACTTCATCATCTACCTTGTTCTGCGCGTCATGGGGAAACGGGAAATCGGCAAGCTGTCCGTCTTCGATCTCGTCATCTCCATCATGATCACGGAGATGGCCGTCATCGTCGTGGAAAACCCGAGCCGCCCGATTTGGGAAGGCATCCTGCCGATGTTCGTGCTCGGCATCCTGCAAATCCTCATCGCTTACATCACGCTGAAGAGCAGGGTGCTCCGCAAATGGTTCGAGGGCAGCCCGAGCTTCGTCATCCAAAACGGCAAGCTCGATCGGGACGAAATGCGCCGTCAGCGGTACAGCTTGGACGACTTAATGCTGCAGCTGCGCGAGAAAAACATCACGAACGTGGCGGACGTCGAGTTCGCGGTGCTCGAGCCGACGGGTCAGCTCACGCTCGTGAAGAAGGACGAATTCCGCCTGAAGCCGGAAACGTCGGCGTCGCCTCCCGCCAAAGATACGGCGAACTTCCGCTACGAAGGGCTGCCCGTGCCGCTCATCATGGACGGGAAGGTGCAAAACGACGGCCTAGAGAAAATTGGGCAAACCCGGTTTTGGCTAAAGCGCGAATTGGAAGCGCGCGGCGTGAAGGACGTCAAAGACGTGTTCCTGTGCACGATCGATCACCGCGGCAGATTGTATATCGACAAAAAGTAA
- the recJ gene encoding single-stranded-DNA-specific exonuclease RecJ, giving the protein MLTPKTRWSIGTPDSALVEELTKKLGIRPLLAALLAARGHTAEEAAFFLSGELTFHDPLLLKGMPEAVARIREAVAKKEKLLVYGDYDADGVSSTSLVLRLLRMLEADFTYRIPHRVQDGYGLHTHYIEEAHREGISLIITVDTGITAVEQAEAAKSLGIDLIVTDHHEPPERLPDALAVVNPKQPGCAYPFKGLAGVGVAFKLAQALLGRVPEELAEWAALGTVADLMPLTDENRSIVKLGLQRLRTKPPVGFAALLRVSGVEQHEVTSHTIGFGLAPRINAVGRLESADDAVRLLVTDDPVEADAIARRLDALNKERQRMVETAAAEAVETVEREGGAGDAIVVASERWNPGIIGIVASRLVETYYRPTVVLSIDPETGYCKGSARTIHGFHLYDALKACESMFGHFGGHESAAGLSMHRDDLEAFAAAFRSEAASRLTEEMKVPVTHIDAELEVADITLEAIHELDKLAPFGAAHPAPKFAVRRAFVQDASVIGKDKNHAKFRLSEGDRTLDAVGFGIGDTVRRIAPGSVLSLVGELSINEWNGRRTPQMIVKDVAVSHVQLFDWRDAATASIFKERWERTASADWRPAFLLGAHEEPPVALSAWWKTVPAYRLSDDGEQGAVPANALGRERPLSSATDLFFVNCPFPYARFHLILKRETSIGRLYALDFGEYGSGGAIVDRDIIKRAYVCIRELPEGAEEEWIRTVAGKAGIGIQSAKLAIRVCKELRFAEEGVRPGTLRAVVAPARRELTESRAFALEQEAAAERLAWKRMTAEALRERLLGQSTREGFEYGIRTTEAVG; this is encoded by the coding sequence ATGCTTACACCGAAGACGCGCTGGTCGATCGGCACTCCCGATTCCGCGCTCGTAGAAGAACTGACGAAGAAGCTGGGCATTCGTCCGCTGCTCGCCGCGCTGCTTGCCGCCAGAGGCCACACCGCGGAGGAGGCGGCCTTTTTTCTGTCCGGAGAGCTTACGTTTCATGATCCGCTGCTTTTGAAAGGCATGCCGGAAGCGGTCGCCCGCATCCGGGAGGCGGTCGCCAAGAAGGAGAAGCTGCTCGTGTACGGCGATTACGACGCCGACGGCGTGAGCAGCACGTCGCTCGTCCTTCGGCTGCTGCGGATGCTCGAAGCCGATTTTACATACCGCATCCCGCATCGGGTGCAGGACGGATACGGCTTGCACACCCACTATATCGAAGAGGCGCACCGGGAAGGCATCTCGCTGATCATCACGGTCGATACGGGCATTACGGCGGTAGAGCAGGCGGAAGCGGCGAAGTCGCTCGGCATCGATTTGATCGTGACCGATCATCATGAGCCGCCGGAACGACTGCCTGATGCGCTGGCCGTCGTCAATCCGAAGCAGCCCGGCTGCGCGTACCCGTTCAAGGGGCTCGCCGGCGTCGGCGTCGCCTTCAAGCTGGCGCAAGCGCTGCTCGGGCGAGTGCCTGAGGAACTGGCCGAATGGGCGGCGCTCGGAACGGTGGCCGATTTGATGCCGCTCACAGACGAAAATCGATCCATCGTGAAGCTAGGCTTGCAGCGCCTGCGAACGAAGCCGCCGGTCGGCTTCGCCGCGCTGCTGCGCGTCTCCGGCGTCGAACAGCACGAGGTCACGTCGCACACGATCGGCTTCGGCCTCGCGCCGCGCATCAACGCCGTCGGACGCCTTGAGAGCGCCGACGACGCGGTGAGGCTGCTCGTCACCGACGACCCTGTCGAAGCCGACGCCATCGCTCGCCGCCTCGACGCGCTCAACAAGGAGCGGCAGCGAATGGTGGAGACGGCCGCCGCGGAAGCGGTCGAGACGGTGGAACGGGAAGGCGGAGCGGGCGACGCCATCGTAGTCGCTTCCGAACGATGGAATCCCGGAATCATTGGCATCGTTGCTTCCCGGTTGGTAGAGACGTATTACCGACCTACGGTCGTGCTGTCGATCGACCCGGAAACGGGCTACTGCAAAGGATCGGCCCGCACGATCCACGGATTCCACTTGTACGATGCGTTAAAGGCGTGCGAGTCGATGTTCGGTCATTTCGGCGGGCACGAGTCCGCGGCGGGGTTGTCCATGCATCGAGACGATCTGGAGGCGTTCGCCGCGGCATTTCGGAGCGAGGCGGCCTCGCGGCTGACGGAAGAGATGAAGGTGCCCGTCACCCATATCGACGCGGAGCTTGAGGTCGCGGACATTACGTTGGAAGCGATCCACGAGCTGGACAAGCTGGCGCCGTTCGGCGCCGCTCATCCGGCGCCGAAATTCGCGGTTAGGCGGGCGTTCGTGCAGGACGCTTCGGTCATCGGCAAGGATAAAAACCACGCCAAGTTCCGGCTCTCCGAAGGCGACCGCACGCTGGACGCGGTCGGCTTCGGCATCGGCGACACGGTTCGGCGCATCGCGCCCGGCTCGGTGCTCTCCCTCGTCGGGGAGCTGTCGATCAACGAATGGAACGGCCGCAGAACGCCGCAGATGATCGTCAAAGACGTCGCGGTGTCCCACGTTCAGCTGTTCGATTGGCGGGACGCGGCTACGGCGTCCATCTTCAAGGAGCGCTGGGAGCGGACGGCTTCCGCCGACTGGCGCCCGGCGTTCCTGCTCGGCGCGCACGAGGAGCCGCCGGTCGCGCTCTCGGCATGGTGGAAAACCGTGCCGGCGTATCGGCTGTCCGACGACGGCGAGCAAGGTGCCGTTCCCGCGAACGCGCTCGGCCGGGAACGACCGCTGTCCTCGGCGACGGATCTGTTTTTTGTAAATTGCCCGTTCCCATACGCGCGGTTTCATCTTATACTGAAACGGGAAACTTCCATAGGGCGCTTATACGCCCTTGATTTCGGCGAGTACGGCAGCGGCGGGGCGATCGTCGACCGCGATATTATCAAACGGGCGTACGTGTGCATCCGAGAACTGCCGGAAGGCGCCGAGGAGGAATGGATCCGAACGGTCGCCGGCAAAGCCGGCATCGGGATTCAATCCGCGAAGCTGGCGATTCGCGTCTGCAAGGAGCTGCGTTTCGCGGAAGAGGGCGTTCGACCGGGGACGCTGCGCGCCGTCGTTGCGCCCGCAAGGCGGGAACTGACGGAATCCCGAGCATTCGCGTTGGAGCAGGAAGCCGCCGCGGAACGGCTGGCATGGAAACGAATGACCGCAGAGGCGCTGCGCGAACGGCTGCTCGGACAGTCGACGCGCGAAGGCTTCGAATACGGAATACGAACGACGGAGGCAGTGGGATGA
- a CDS encoding TIGR04086 family membrane protein: protein MNPMKSVSSGVKVGSPVLRGLMVSLVCMAAATVVASLLIKFTGMKEGSVTTSVYIIHSVSLFIGGWATGLRSGRKGWYYGGMMGILYSVVVILVGFLSYDAAFTSYTLILLALSFAAGALGGMIGVNMRK from the coding sequence ATGAATCCGATGAAAAGCGTGTCTTCCGGCGTGAAGGTGGGCTCCCCAGTGCTTCGAGGTTTAATGGTTTCGCTGGTATGCATGGCGGCCGCGACGGTCGTCGCGTCGCTGCTGATCAAGTTCACCGGCATGAAGGAAGGCTCGGTCACGACGTCGGTTTATATTATCCACAGCGTGTCGCTGTTCATCGGCGGCTGGGCGACCGGTCTGCGCTCCGGGCGCAAGGGGTGGTATTACGGCGGCATGATGGGTATTTTGTACAGCGTCGTTGTTATTTTGGTAGGATTCCTGAGCTACGACGCCGCATTCACGTCGTATACGCTCATTCTGCTGGCGCTCTCCTTCGCCGCGGGCGCGCTTGGCGGCATGATCGGGGTTAACATGCGGAAGTAA
- a CDS encoding adenine phosphoribosyltransferase, translated as MDFKKHIRVIEDWPQPGIRFKDITTLLGDGEVYRSAIDQMKDMVKDKQIDVICGPEARGFVVGAPLAYALGVGFVPIRKSGKLPYETIEAKYDLEYGKDTLAMHKDAIKPGQRVLIADDLLATGGTISTCIDLVRQLGGEVIGATFLIELSYLNGRDKMKGIEVQSLITY; from the coding sequence ATCGATTTTAAAAAACATATTCGGGTGATCGAGGATTGGCCGCAGCCGGGCATCCGCTTTAAGGATATTACGACGCTGCTCGGCGATGGAGAAGTGTACCGTTCGGCGATCGACCAGATGAAGGACATGGTGAAGGACAAGCAAATCGACGTGATTTGCGGACCGGAGGCGCGCGGCTTCGTCGTCGGCGCTCCGCTCGCGTACGCGCTCGGCGTCGGCTTCGTGCCGATTCGGAAATCCGGCAAGCTGCCGTACGAAACGATCGAAGCGAAGTACGATCTCGAGTACGGCAAAGATACGCTCGCCATGCACAAGGACGCCATCAAGCCGGGCCAACGGGTGCTGATTGCAGACGATCTGCTCGCGACCGGCGGCACGATCTCGACGTGCATCGATCTCGTTCGCCAGCTCGGCGGCGAAGTGATCGGCGCGACGTTCTTGATCGAGCTGTCGTACTTGAACGGCAGAGACAAAATGAAAGGCATCGAAGTCCAATCGTTGATAACGTATTAA
- the uraA gene encoding uracil permease yields MSHHSRTIGVNEKPPILTALPLSLQHLFAMFGATVLVPVLFQVDPATILLMNGIGTLFYLILCKGQIPAYLGSSFAFLSPVFVVLGATGGNYAKALGGFVVVGAIFTVVALLISVVGTKWIDVVFPPAAMGAIVAVIGLELAPAAARMAGWIPPENVLPQDWSPDPKAVAVSVVTLLITILGSVVFRGFMKIIPILFGIVAGYAFAALMGMVSFELVAEAKWFRLPTFTSPQWDAASIAIIAPAALVVIAEHIGHLIVTGNIVGKDLTKEPGLGRSLLGNGLSTLASGFVGSTPNTTYGENIGVLAITRVYSVWVIGGAAVIAVVLSFVGKLAALISSIPTPVMGGVSILLFGVIAASGIRMLIETKVDYSKATNLILTAVVLVIGISGATFTVGTFSLKGMALATVVAILLSLFFKVLEITKLKNE; encoded by the coding sequence ATGTCCCACCACTCGCGCACCATCGGCGTGAACGAAAAGCCCCCGATCCTGACAGCTCTACCGCTCTCGCTGCAGCATCTATTCGCCATGTTCGGCGCTACGGTGCTCGTACCGGTGCTGTTTCAGGTCGATCCGGCAACGATTCTGTTGATGAACGGGATCGGTACGTTGTTCTATCTTATTTTATGCAAAGGGCAAATCCCAGCTTACCTCGGCTCAAGCTTCGCGTTCTTGTCGCCCGTATTCGTGGTGCTGGGAGCGACGGGCGGGAATTACGCCAAAGCGCTCGGCGGCTTCGTGGTCGTCGGTGCGATTTTTACAGTCGTCGCGCTGCTCATCTCGGTCGTCGGCACGAAATGGATCGACGTTGTGTTCCCGCCGGCCGCCATGGGCGCGATCGTCGCGGTCATCGGCCTCGAGCTGGCTCCGGCCGCAGCGCGGATGGCAGGCTGGATTCCCCCTGAAAACGTGTTGCCGCAGGATTGGTCCCCGGATCCGAAAGCGGTCGCGGTCTCCGTCGTCACGCTGTTGATTACGATCCTCGGCTCTGTCGTCTTCCGAGGATTTATGAAAATCATCCCGATTTTGTTCGGCATCGTAGCCGGTTACGCGTTCGCCGCGCTAATGGGAATGGTGTCCTTCGAGCTCGTCGCCGAAGCGAAATGGTTCCGGCTGCCGACGTTCACCTCGCCCCAATGGGATGCCGCCAGCATCGCGATCATCGCTCCCGCCGCGCTTGTCGTCATCGCGGAGCATATCGGCCATCTGATCGTCACTGGCAACATTGTAGGCAAGGATTTGACGAAAGAACCGGGGCTCGGACGTTCTCTGCTCGGCAACGGATTGTCTACGCTCGCATCCGGCTTCGTCGGCTCGACGCCGAACACGACGTACGGCGAAAATATCGGCGTCTTAGCGATTACGCGCGTATACTCCGTTTGGGTCATCGGCGGCGCCGCCGTAATCGCAGTTGTGTTGTCGTTCGTCGGCAAGCTGGCTGCGCTCATCAGCTCGATCCCGACGCCGGTCATGGGCGGCGTATCGATCCTGCTGTTCGGCGTCATCGCCGCTTCCGGCATCCGGATGCTGATCGAAACGAAAGTCGACTATTCGAAAGCGACCAATCTCATCCTGACGGCCGTCGTGCTTGTCATCGGCATCAGCGGCGCGACGTTTACCGTCGGCACTTTTTCGCTTAAGGGCATGGCGCTCGCCACTGTGGTCGCGATTCTGCTGAGCTTGTTCTTCAAGGTGCTTGAAATTACGAAGCTGAAAAACGAATAG
- a CDS encoding cation diffusion facilitator family transporter, translating to MTEQRFAKAEFAAWIGIFGNLFLAVMKGVVGFLSGSKALIADAANSASDVAGSFAVLIGLRAAKRPPDKDHPYGHGKAESIAAIIVSVLLLLVGFEVARAAVVAMFFTEGGVPVPDAYAIWALVAAIVIKEVLFRYKYRLGTQLKSQALIATAWDHRSDVMASSAALVGVAAAVIGGRYGIPWLAYADPVAGLFVAMLVLRMGYKLIMESIHNTLDHVLHGEDAEELVQTAQNVKGVITVDDLRAREHGHYVIVDAKISVNPRITVLEGHDIAKAVKHELMSKFSHVSDVFVHVNPYDPGFPYKSAGDASQDDYPTLLH from the coding sequence ATGACGGAACAACGGTTCGCGAAAGCGGAATTCGCCGCTTGGATCGGCATTTTCGGCAATTTGTTTCTGGCGGTCATGAAAGGCGTCGTCGGTTTTCTGTCGGGCAGTAAAGCGCTCATCGCGGACGCGGCCAATTCCGCGTCCGACGTCGCCGGGTCGTTCGCCGTGCTGATCGGTTTGCGCGCGGCCAAGCGTCCGCCGGACAAAGACCATCCGTACGGGCACGGGAAGGCGGAATCGATCGCGGCGATCATCGTTTCGGTGCTGCTGCTGCTCGTTGGCTTCGAGGTCGCGAGAGCCGCCGTCGTCGCGATGTTTTTTACCGAGGGAGGCGTCCCCGTGCCGGACGCTTATGCGATTTGGGCGCTCGTCGCCGCGATCGTGATCAAGGAAGTTTTGTTTCGTTATAAATACCGTTTGGGCACGCAGTTGAAATCGCAGGCGCTCATCGCGACCGCTTGGGATCACCGGAGCGACGTAATGGCGTCGTCGGCGGCGCTCGTCGGCGTCGCCGCGGCGGTGATCGGAGGCCGTTACGGCATCCCGTGGCTTGCATACGCCGATCCGGTGGCGGGCTTGTTCGTCGCGATGCTCGTGCTTCGCATGGGCTACAAACTGATTATGGAGTCGATTCACAATACGCTCGACCACGTCCTTCACGGGGAGGACGCGGAAGAGCTCGTGCAGACGGCCCAGAACGTGAAGGGCGTCATCACGGTCGACGATCTGCGCGCGAGAGAACACGGACATTACGTGATCGTGGACGCGAAAATCAGCGTCAATCCGAGAATCACCGTCTTGGAGGGGCACGATATCGCGAAAGCGGTCAAACACGAGCTTATGTCGAAGTTTTCTCATGTTTCGGACGTCTTCGTACACGTCAATCCGTACGACCCGGGGTTCCCCTACAAAAGCGCGGGAGACGCGTCGCAGGACGATTACCCGACGCTGCTCCATTGA
- the yajC gene encoding preprotein translocase subunit YajC has translation MYLLTQQAAGQGNVLMSLLPFVLMFAIFYFLLIRPQQKRAKTRNMMLANVKKGDKVVTIGGLHGKIVELTDDTMVLLVNDSTRMTFNRSAIDSVVSSAASE, from the coding sequence ATGTATTTGTTGACGCAGCAAGCCGCCGGCCAAGGCAACGTTTTGATGTCGCTGCTCCCGTTCGTCCTCATGTTCGCTATCTTTTACTTCCTGCTCATTCGCCCGCAGCAGAAGCGCGCGAAGACGCGGAACATGATGCTCGCGAACGTGAAGAAGGGCGACAAGGTCGTCACGATCGGCGGTCTCCACGGCAAAATCGTCGAGCTGACGGACGACACGATGGTGCTGCTCGTGAACGATTCCACGCGGATGACGTTCAACCGCAGCGCGATCGACAGCGTCGTATCCAGCGCGGCGTCCGAATAA
- the secF gene encoding protein translocase subunit SecF yields MHYKIYLDFIKHRSKFFLFSIAITVLGILMLAIAGLNYGVDFRAGTNMDIEVGKPITQAEADAIIAEAGYEGVRPTIGGDGDRVTVRFPETLTNQDVEKVEGLFKAKFGDQVSREVNTVDPELAREQLRHAIIAVLVASLGIIAYVSIRFEWRFAIAGIVALLHDAFIVISVFSIFRLEVNLPFIVAVLTIIGYSINDTIVIFDRIRENLRFAKLKNEDDLAEIVNASIWQTFTRSVNTVVTVLVAAVALFIFGSESIRLFSLAIIIGLIAGAYSSIGIASPIWYVLRKGSIGRAK; encoded by the coding sequence GTGCACTATAAAATTTATCTAGATTTCATCAAGCATCGGAGCAAATTTTTCCTGTTCTCGATCGCCATCACGGTGCTCGGCATCCTTATGCTGGCGATCGCGGGACTCAATTACGGCGTCGATTTCCGGGCGGGCACCAATATGGACATCGAGGTCGGCAAACCGATCACGCAGGCCGAAGCCGACGCCATCATCGCGGAAGCCGGCTACGAAGGGGTGCGTCCGACGATCGGCGGCGACGGCGACCGCGTCACCGTCCGGTTTCCGGAAACGTTGACCAATCAGGACGTCGAAAAGGTCGAAGGCTTGTTCAAAGCCAAATTCGGCGACCAAGTGTCGCGCGAAGTCAACACCGTCGATCCCGAGCTCGCTCGCGAGCAGCTGCGGCACGCGATCATCGCGGTGCTCGTCGCCAGCCTCGGCATCATTGCGTACGTAAGCATCCGGTTCGAATGGCGCTTCGCCATCGCGGGCATCGTGGCGCTGCTGCACGACGCGTTCATCGTCATCAGCGTATTCTCGATTTTCCGCCTGGAAGTGAACCTGCCGTTCATCGTGGCGGTGCTGACGATTATCGGTTATTCGATCAACGATACGATCGTTATCTTCGACCGGATCCGCGAAAACTTGCGTTTCGCGAAGCTGAAAAACGAAGACGATTTGGCGGAGATCGTCAACGCGAGCATCTGGCAGACGTTTACGCGCTCGGTCAATACGGTCGTCACGGTGTTGGTCGCGGCGGTCGCGCTGTTTATTTTCGGCAGCGAGTCCATACGTTTGTTCTCGCTCGCGATCATCATCGGTTTGATTGCCGGCGCATATTCTTCCATTGGGATCGCGTCGCCGATCTGGTACGTGCTTAGAAAAGGGAGTATCGGGAGGGCGAAATGA
- the secD gene encoding protein translocase subunit SecD, translating into MDKKRFAAFILSVLITLGVVAGTSLQLAQGIKLGLDLKGGFEILYVAAPLEGGSEVTQESLRETARSLEQRVNAIGVSEPEITPEGKDRIRVKIAGVQNEAEVREILNKPAELTFRGPDGKKEMIGSDFVQGGASVQFDQAGQPYIALKVKDAEKFRKVTEKLLGQPLAIYLDETELSAPYVQAVIASGEASITGRYTYQEAKELADIINLGALPLKLSEKYTQSVGATLGQQSLQTTVFAGIIGLVVILIFMAAVYRIPGLIATVAILAFTWLLLLAFRLMGVTLTLPGIAAFVLGIGMAVDANIITYERIKDEIRAGKKVSSALRAGSKNSFRTIMDANLTTIIAAAVILFIGSSSVKGFGVILIASIVASIITNVLFSRLLLSLLIRSRAFDHPKYFGVKEDEIRAL; encoded by the coding sequence ATGGATAAGAAACGATTCGCGGCCTTCATCCTGAGCGTACTCATCACCCTGGGCGTCGTCGCCGGGACGAGCCTGCAGCTCGCGCAAGGCATCAAGCTCGGGCTCGACCTCAAGGGCGGGTTCGAGATTTTGTACGTCGCAGCCCCGCTCGAGGGTGGCTCGGAAGTGACTCAGGAATCCCTTCGGGAAACGGCGCGCAGCCTCGAGCAGCGCGTGAACGCCATCGGCGTCTCCGAACCGGAGATCACGCCGGAGGGCAAGGACCGGATCCGCGTCAAAATCGCGGGCGTACAGAACGAAGCGGAGGTTCGCGAAATTTTGAATAAACCCGCGGAGCTGACGTTCCGCGGTCCGGACGGCAAGAAGGAGATGATCGGCAGCGACTTCGTGCAGGGCGGCGCGTCGGTGCAGTTCGACCAAGCCGGCCAGCCATATATCGCGCTGAAAGTGAAAGACGCCGAGAAGTTCCGCAAAGTGACGGAGAAGCTGCTCGGCCAGCCGCTCGCCATTTATTTGGACGAGACCGAGCTGTCCGCGCCGTACGTGCAGGCCGTCATCGCAAGCGGCGAAGCGTCCATTACAGGACGCTACACATATCAAGAAGCGAAGGAATTGGCGGACATTATCAACTTGGGCGCGCTGCCGCTTAAGTTGTCCGAGAAGTATACGCAGAGCGTCGGCGCGACGCTCGGTCAACAATCGCTCCAAACGACAGTGTTCGCCGGCATCATCGGTCTCGTCGTCATTCTGATCTTTATGGCCGCCGTCTATCGCATTCCGGGGCTGATCGCGACGGTCGCGATTCTCGCATTTACCTGGCTGCTGCTGCTGGCGTTCCGGCTGATGGGCGTCACGTTGACGCTGCCCGGCATCGCTGCGTTCGTGCTCGGCATCGGGATGGCCGTCGACGCCAATATCATCACGTACGAGCGAATCAAGGACGAAATCCGCGCAGGGAAGAAAGTGTCTTCCGCGCTGCGCGCCGGGTCCAAGAACAGCTTCCGTACGATTATGGACGCGAACCTCACGACGATCATCGCGGCGGCTGTCATCTTGTTCATCGGCTCCAGCTCCGTCAAAGGGTTCGGCGTTATCCTGATCGCCAGCATCGTGGCGAGCATCATTACGAACGTCCTCTTCTCCCGGTTGCTGCTCAGCCTGCTTATCCGCAGCCGAGCGTTCGATCATCCGAAATATTTCGGCGTGAAGGAGGACGAAATCCGTGCACTATAA
- the spoVB gene encoding stage V sporulation protein B — protein MTKQSFIRGTMILLAAGLLNRILGFVPRITLPRVIGAEGVGLYQLGYPLLVVLLTVITGGIPLAVAKMVAAAESEGNERKAKDVLRLALGLAVLIAIAFTAALWALAPWMSTELLNDERVYYTLLAMSPMLLIVGISSVFRGYFQGRQNMIPTALSTTAETVFRIAAMLVFAYVLLPHGLAVAAAGAMFGVTVGECCGLAVIVYQYVRTRSAYKAFHTAQIGSAGTSRRFAASLRELLRIALPVTGSRLVGSASYFLESVMTVKALAIAGVAVAAATAQYGSLQGMVIPVLLLPGVLTYSLSVSLVPTLAEAAARGDRAQIHMRLHQSLRLALVTGAPFAVLMYVLAEPICYFLYNDAEVGGMLRLMAPVAVFLYFQGPLQATLQALDRPGTALLNTFYGAAIKLTLIYVLATQPQYGIYGVLAAINVNIALVTILHWNSVVRLVKFRFPALDVVKTAAAAAAIGWVAQWLFLTEWHGSPLLRFFAAGAASAALYVALVLLLRLVDKEDFGRVPFLRRK, from the coding sequence ATGACCAAACAATCGTTCATCCGCGGCACGATGATCCTGCTCGCCGCCGGGCTCCTCAACCGCATTCTCGGCTTCGTTCCCCGCATCACGCTACCCCGCGTCATCGGCGCGGAAGGCGTCGGGCTGTACCAGCTCGGGTATCCGCTGCTCGTCGTCCTGCTGACCGTCATCACCGGCGGCATTCCGCTCGCCGTCGCGAAAATGGTCGCCGCGGCCGAATCCGAGGGCAACGAACGGAAGGCGAAGGACGTTCTGCGCCTCGCGCTCGGACTGGCCGTGCTGATCGCGATCGCGTTCACCGCCGCGCTGTGGGCGCTCGCTCCGTGGATGTCGACGGAGCTCCTGAACGACGAGCGCGTCTACTACACGCTGCTCGCCATGAGCCCGATGCTGCTCATCGTCGGCATCTCTTCCGTCTTCCGCGGCTACTTCCAAGGCCGGCAGAACATGATCCCTACGGCGCTGTCGACGACCGCGGAGACGGTGTTCCGCATCGCCGCGATGCTCGTTTTCGCGTACGTGCTGCTGCCGCACGGTCTCGCCGTCGCCGCCGCGGGCGCCATGTTCGGCGTCACCGTCGGCGAGTGCTGCGGCCTAGCGGTTATCGTCTACCAGTACGTCCGCACCCGCTCCGCCTACAAGGCGTTCCACACGGCCCAGATCGGGAGCGCCGGGACGTCCCGCCGATTCGCGGCGTCGCTGCGAGAGCTGCTGCGCATCGCCCTGCCGGTCACGGGCAGCCGCCTCGTCGGCTCGGCGTCGTACTTCCTGGAATCCGTCATGACCGTGAAGGCGCTCGCGATCGCGGGCGTCGCCGTCGCGGCCGCCACCGCGCAGTACGGCTCGCTGCAGGGTATGGTCATCCCCGTGCTGCTGCTGCCGGGCGTGCTGACGTATTCGCTGTCCGTCTCGCTCGTGCCCACGCTCGCCGAAGCGGCCGCGCGAGGCGACAGGGCGCAGATTCATATGCGGCTGCACCAAAGCCTGCGCCTTGCGCTCGTCACCGGCGCGCCGTTCGCGGTCTTGATGTATGTATTGGCGGAGCCGATCTGCTACTTCCTGTACAACGATGCGGAAGTCGGGGGCATGCTGCGGCTCATGGCGCCCGTCGCGGTGTTCCTCTATTTCCAAGGGCCGCTGCAGGCGACGCTGCAGGCGCTCGACCGGCCGGGCACCGCTCTGCTTAACACGTTCTACGGCGCGGCCATCAAGCTGACGCTTATTTACGTGCTCGCGACGCAGCCGCAGTACGGCATCTACGGCGTGCTCGCGGCGATCAACGTCAACATCGCGCTCGTTACGATTTTGCATTGGAACAGCGTCGTGCGGCTCGTGAAATTCCGGTTTCCCGCGCTCGACGTGGTGAAAACGGCCGCCGCTGCCGCGGCGATCGGCTGGGTCGCGCAGTGGCTGTTCCTGACCGAATGGCATGGTTCGCCGCTGCTTCGGTTTTTCGCCGCCGGCGCGGCGTCGGCCGCCCTGTACGTCGCGCTCGTGCTGCTGCTGCGGCTCGTCGACAAGGAAGACTTCGGCCGCGTGCCGTTCCTCCGCCGCAAATAG